One stretch of Castor canadensis chromosome 14, mCasCan1.hap1v2, whole genome shotgun sequence DNA includes these proteins:
- the Hook2 gene encoding protein Hook homolog 2 isoform X10 produces the protein MRVSAHLAANIPGSIPLCQPPGPEQRPSYSPCAEQDRPLLVQRSMAPGHLRRPRPQLEAKEHIQRIMTLEESVQHIVMEAIQELMTKDTPDTLSAETYGNFDAQSRRYYFLSEEAEEGDELRQHCLDLERQLVLLSEEKQSLTQENATLRERVGRPEAEGAPGLTAKKLLLLQSQLEQVQEENFRLESSREDERLRCAELEREVTELQQRNQALTSLAQEAQALKDEMDELRQSSERAGQLEATLNSCRRRLGELRELRRQVRQLEERNAGHAERTRQLEEELRRAGSLRAQLEAQRRQVQELQGQRQEEAMKAEKWLFECRNLEEKYESVTKEKERLLAERDSLREANEELRCVQLQPRGLTQADPSSDPRPSGLENLAAEILPAELRETLLRLQLENKRLCQQEAADRERQEELQRHLEEANRARHGLETQHRLNQQQLSELQAQVEDLQKALQDQGGKTEDPTLLKRKLEEHLQKLQEVDLELQRKREYIEELEPPSDSSTRRIEELQNNLQKKDADLRAMEERYRRYVDKARTVIQTLEPKQRPPAGPPPELHALRTQLRERDVRLRHLEMDFEKSRSQREQEEKLLIRAWYNMGMALQQRAGEERASAHAQSFLAQQRLATNARRGPLGRLASLNLRPTDKHC, from the exons AGCACATCCAGAGAATCATGACGCTGGAGGAATCGGTGCAACATATAGTGATGGAAGCCATCCAGGAG CTTATGACCAAAGACACACCTGACACCCTGTCAGCAGAGACCTATGGCAACTTTGATGCGCAG TCCCGCAGATACTATTTCTTGAGTGAGGAGGCCGAGGAAGGGGACGAGCTGCGGCAGCATTGCCTGGACCTGGAGCGGCAG CTGGTGCTCCTGTCAGAGGAGAAGCAGAGCCTGACACAGGAAAACGCGACGTTGAGGGAGAGGGTTGGCCGGCCGGAGGCTGAGGGCGCTCCGGGCCTCACAGCTAAGAAACTGCTGTTACTGCAGTCACAACTGGAACAGGTGCAGGAAGAGAACTTCAG GTTGGAGAGCAGCCGGGAGGATGAGCGGCTGCGCTGTGCGGAGCTGGAGCGTGAGGTCACTGAGCTGCAGCAGCGGAATCAGGCGCTGACCAGCCTGGCCCAGGAGGCGCAAGCGCTGAAGGATGAGATGGACGAGCTCCG GCAGTCCTCAGAGCGCGCAGGGCAGCTGGAGGCCACTTTGAACAGCTGCCGGCGACGCCTGGGCGAGCTGAGGGAGCTGCGGCGGCAGGTGCGGCAGCTGGAGGAGCGCAACGCGGGCCACGCTGAGCGCACGCGGCAGCTGGAGGAAGAGCTTCGCCGAGCCGGCTCGCTTCGCGCCCAGCTGGAGGCGCAGCGGCGGCAG GTGCAGGAACTTCAGGGCCAGCGGCAGGAGGAGGCCATGAAGGCCGAGAAATGGCTATTTGAGTGCCGCAACCTGGAGGAAAAGTATGAGTCGGTGACAAAGGAGAAGGAG CGGCTGTTGGCAGAGAGGGACTCCCTTCGGGAGGCCAACGAAGAGTTGCGCTGCGTCCAGCTGCAGCCTAGAGGGTTGACTCAGGCAG ATCCCTCATCGGATCCCAGACCATCTGGCCTAGAAAACTTAGCAGCAGAGATTCTACCAGCGGAGCTGAG GGAGACGCTCTTGCGGCTTCAGCTGGAGAACAAGCGGCTGTGCCAGCAGGAGGCGGCCGACCGGGAGCGGCAGGAAGAGCTGCAGCGCCACCTAGAGGAGGCCAACCGGGCGCGCCACGGACTGGAGACGCAGCACCG GCTGAACCAGCAGCAGCTGTCGGAGCTGCAGGCCCAGGTGGAGGACCTGCAGAAGGCCCTGCAGGATCAGGGGGGCAAGACTGAGGAC CCCACCCTGCTGAAGAGGAAGCTGGAGGAACATCT GCAGAAGCTGCAGGAGGTGGATCTGGAGCTGCAGAGGAAACGAGAATACATCGAGGAGCTGGAGCCACCCTCGGACAGCAGCA CCCGGCGGATCGAAGAGCTGCAGAACAACCTGCAGAAGAAAGACGCAGACTTGCGGGCCATGGAGGAGCGGTACCGCCGCTATGTGGACAAGGCGCGCACG GTCATACAGACCCTGGAACCCAAGCAGCGGCCACCTGCTGGGCCACCCCCAGAACTCCATGCCCTGAGGACACAGCTTCGGGAGCGGGATGTCCGCCTGCGGCACCTGGAG ATGGACTTTGAGAAGAGCCGAAGTCAGCGGGAACAGGAAGAAAAACTGCTCATCAGGGCCTGGTACAACATG GGTATGGCTTTGCAGCAGCGAGCTGGGGAAGAGCGGGCATCTGCCCACGCCCAGTCATTCCTGGCACAGCAGCGGCTGGCCACCAACGCTCGTCGTGGACCCCTTGGACGTCTGGCGTCTCTGAACCTTCGCCCCACTGACAAGCACTGCTAA
- the Hook2 gene encoding protein Hook homolog 2 isoform X9 — protein sequence MTLEESVQHIVMEAIQELMTKDTPDTLSAETYGNFDAQSRRYYFLSEEAEEGDELRQHCLDLERQLVLLSEEKQSLTQENATLRERVGRPEAEGAPGLTAKKLLLLQSQLEQVQEENFRLESSREDERLRCAELEREVTELQQRNQALTSLAQEAQALKDEMDELRQSSERAGQLEATLNSCRRRLGELRELRRQVRQLEERNAGHAERTRQLEEELRRAGSLRAQLEAQRRQVQELQGQRQEEAMKAEKWLFECRNLEEKYESVTKEKERLLAERDSLREANEELRCVQLQPRGLTQADPSSDPRPSGLENLAAEILPAELRETLLRLQLENKRLCQQEAADRERQEELQRHLEEANRARHGLETQHRLNQQQLSELQAQVEDLQKALQDQGGKTEDAIVSTVGPGTHPTLTWRKGSDLWTPHSPPASLPQPTLLKRKLEEHLQKLQEVDLELQRKREYIEELEPPSDSSTARRIEELQNNLQKKDADLRAMEERYRRYVDKARTVIQTLEPKQRPPAGPPPELHALRTQLRERDVRLRHLEMDFEKSRSQREQEEKLLIRAWYNMGMALQQRAGEERASAHAQSFLAQQRLATNARRGPLGRLASLNLRPTDKHC from the exons ATGACGCTGGAGGAATCGGTGCAACATATAGTGATGGAAGCCATCCAGGAG CTTATGACCAAAGACACACCTGACACCCTGTCAGCAGAGACCTATGGCAACTTTGATGCGCAG TCCCGCAGATACTATTTCTTGAGTGAGGAGGCCGAGGAAGGGGACGAGCTGCGGCAGCATTGCCTGGACCTGGAGCGGCAG CTGGTGCTCCTGTCAGAGGAGAAGCAGAGCCTGACACAGGAAAACGCGACGTTGAGGGAGAGGGTTGGCCGGCCGGAGGCTGAGGGCGCTCCGGGCCTCACAGCTAAGAAACTGCTGTTACTGCAGTCACAACTGGAACAGGTGCAGGAAGAGAACTTCAG GTTGGAGAGCAGCCGGGAGGATGAGCGGCTGCGCTGTGCGGAGCTGGAGCGTGAGGTCACTGAGCTGCAGCAGCGGAATCAGGCGCTGACCAGCCTGGCCCAGGAGGCGCAAGCGCTGAAGGATGAGATGGACGAGCTCCG GCAGTCCTCAGAGCGCGCAGGGCAGCTGGAGGCCACTTTGAACAGCTGCCGGCGACGCCTGGGCGAGCTGAGGGAGCTGCGGCGGCAGGTGCGGCAGCTGGAGGAGCGCAACGCGGGCCACGCTGAGCGCACGCGGCAGCTGGAGGAAGAGCTTCGCCGAGCCGGCTCGCTTCGCGCCCAGCTGGAGGCGCAGCGGCGGCAG GTGCAGGAACTTCAGGGCCAGCGGCAGGAGGAGGCCATGAAGGCCGAGAAATGGCTATTTGAGTGCCGCAACCTGGAGGAAAAGTATGAGTCGGTGACAAAGGAGAAGGAG CGGCTGTTGGCAGAGAGGGACTCCCTTCGGGAGGCCAACGAAGAGTTGCGCTGCGTCCAGCTGCAGCCTAGAGGGTTGACTCAGGCAG ATCCCTCATCGGATCCCAGACCATCTGGCCTAGAAAACTTAGCAGCAGAGATTCTACCAGCGGAGCTGAG GGAGACGCTCTTGCGGCTTCAGCTGGAGAACAAGCGGCTGTGCCAGCAGGAGGCGGCCGACCGGGAGCGGCAGGAAGAGCTGCAGCGCCACCTAGAGGAGGCCAACCGGGCGCGCCACGGACTGGAGACGCAGCACCG GCTGAACCAGCAGCAGCTGTCGGAGCTGCAGGCCCAGGTGGAGGACCTGCAGAAGGCCCTGCAGGATCAGGGGGGCAAGACTGAGGAC GCTATTGTGAGTACCGTGGGCCCTGGGACGCACCCCACACTCACCTGGCGAAAGGGTTCAGACCTCTGGACTCCCCACTCACCTCCTGCTTCTCTCCCCCAGCCCACCCTGCTGAAGAGGAAGCTGGAGGAACATCT GCAGAAGCTGCAGGAGGTGGATCTGGAGCTGCAGAGGAAACGAGAATACATCGAGGAGCTGGAGCCACCCTCGGACAGCAGCA CAGCCCGGCGGATCGAAGAGCTGCAGAACAACCTGCAGAAGAAAGACGCAGACTTGCGGGCCATGGAGGAGCGGTACCGCCGCTATGTGGACAAGGCGCGCACG GTCATACAGACCCTGGAACCCAAGCAGCGGCCACCTGCTGGGCCACCCCCAGAACTCCATGCCCTGAGGACACAGCTTCGGGAGCGGGATGTCCGCCTGCGGCACCTGGAG ATGGACTTTGAGAAGAGCCGAAGTCAGCGGGAACAGGAAGAAAAACTGCTCATCAGGGCCTGGTACAACATG GGTATGGCTTTGCAGCAGCGAGCTGGGGAAGAGCGGGCATCTGCCCACGCCCAGTCATTCCTGGCACAGCAGCGGCTGGCCACCAACGCTCGTCGTGGACCCCTTGGACGTCTGGCGTCTCTGAACCTTCGCCCCACTGACAAGCACTGCTAA
- the Best2 gene encoding bestrophin-2a encodes MTVTYTARVANARFGGFSQLLLLWRGSIYKLLWRELLCFLGLYMALSATYRFVLAEEQKRYFEKLVIYCDQYASLIPVSFVLGFYVTVVVHRWWDQYLCMPLPDALMCVVVGTVHGRDDRGRLYRRTLMRYAGLSAVLILRSVSTAVFKRFPTIDHVVEAGFMTREERKKFENLNSSYNKYWVPCVWFSNLAAQARREGLIRDNSALKLLLEELNVFRGKCGMLFHYDWISVPLVYTQVVTIAVYSYFLACLIGRQFLDPAQGYKDHTLDLVVPIFTLLQFFFYAGWLKVAEQLINPFGEDDDDFETNFLIDRNFQVSMLAVDEMYDDLAMLEKDLYWDATEARAPYTAATAFLLQQPSFQGSTFDIALAKEDMQFQRLDGVDGPLGEAHSDFLQRLLPVGAGMAGGGLLGRRLSLLRRKNSCVSETSTAASCACASAPEGAAPECGCGDPLLDPGLREQEPEPPACPEPSAPNPGPAADPYTTVSIPGPRAPAPPWLPSPIGEEEESLA; translated from the exons ATGACCGTCACCTACACAGCCCGAGTGGCCAATGCCCGCTTCGGTGGCTTCTCGCAGCTGCTGCTGTTGTGGCGCGGAAGCATCTACAAACTGCTGTGGCGTGAGCTGCTCTGTTTCCTTGGGCTCTACATGGCGCTGAGCGCCACCTACCG CTTCGTGCTGGCTGAAGAGCAGAAACGCTACTTCGAGAAACTCGTCATTTACTGCGATCAGTACGCCAGCCTCATCCCAGTCTCCTTCGTGCTCG GCTTCTACGTGACGGTGGTGGTGCACCGTTGGTGGGACCAGTACCTATGCATGCCGCTACCGGACGCGCTTATGTGCGTGGTGGTGGGCACGGTGCACGGGCGCGACGATCGCGGCCGGCTTTACCGGCGCACGCTCATGCGTTACGCAGGGCTCTCTGCGGTGCTTATTCTGCGCTCGGTCAGCACCGCAGTCTTCAAGCGTTTCCCCACCATAGACCACGTAGTGGAGGCGG GATTTATGACCCGGGAGGAGCGCAAGAAGTTCGAGAATCTGAACTCGTCCTACAACAAGTATTGGGTGCCCTGCGTGTGGTTCTCCAACCTGGCGGCGCAGGCCCGGCGCGAGGGCCTCATCCGCGACAATAGCGCACTTAAGCTGCTGCTGGAG GAGCTGAACGTGTTTCGAGGAAAGTGTGGGATGCTCTTTCACTACGACTGGATTAGCGTACCCCTCGTCTACACCCAG GTGGTGACCATCGCAGTGTACAGCTACTTCCTGGCTTGTCTCATTGGTCGTCAGTTCCTGGACCCTGCGCAGGGCTACAAAGACCACACCCTGGACCTGGTCGTTCCCATCTTCACCTTATTGCAATTCTTCTTCTATGCCGGCTGGCTCAAG GTAGCCGAGCAACTCATTAACCCCTTCGGAGAGGACGACGATGACTTTGAGACCAACTTCCTGATTGACCGCAACTTCCAG GTGTCGATGTTGGCCGTGGACGAGATGTACGACGACCTGGCCATGTTGGAAAAGGATTTGTATTGGGATGCGACAGAGGCTCGCGCCCCCTACACGGCGGCCACCGCTTTCCTGCTGCAGCAGCCCTCCTTCCAGGGCTCCACCTTTGACATTGC GCTGGCCAAGGAGGACATGCAGTTCCAGCGGCTGGACGGCGTGGACGGCCCGCTGGGAGAGGCGCACAGTGACTTCCTGCAGCGCCTCCTGCCGGTGGGTGCGGGCATGGCGGGAGGAGGCCTGCTGGGCAGGCGCCTGTCCCTGCTACGCCGCAAGAACAGCTGCGTGTCAGAGACGTCCACAGCCGCCAGCTGTGCCTGCGCGAGCGCCCCCGAAGGTGCGGCCCCGGAGTGCGGCTGCGGGGACCCGCTGCTCGATCCCGGCCTCCGGGAGCAGGAACCCGAGCCCCCCGCGTGTCCTGAGCCATCTGCCCCTAATCCCGGACCTGCCGCTGACCCCTACACCACGGTGTCCATCCCCGGACCCAGGGCTCCAGCGCCACCCTGGCTGCCTAGCCCTattggagaggaggaggagagtctGGCCTGA